One genomic region from Myripristis murdjan chromosome 7, fMyrMur1.1, whole genome shotgun sequence encodes:
- the sdcbp2 gene encoding syntenin-2: MSLYPSLEDLKVDKVIKAQAQFAQTTTPMPAIAEGTYQPQPATTGMPSSSLYPNLEELGDYMGLSLNSDEVQRNLALVPVADNQVAVPSGLGVTGMVRPVTGADVGIRRAEIRPGLREVILCKDQDGKVGLRLRAIDNGVFIQLVQANSPAALAGLRFGDQVLQINGQNCAGWSLDKAHKALKTASETRIEMVVRDRPFQRTVTMHKDSSGHVGFIYKSGKITSLVKDGSAARNGLLTDHYICEINGQNVIGLKDSQIKDILTTSPTTMTITIMPKFIYEHMIKRMSSGLLRSAMDHSVPEV, from the exons ATGTCCCTGTATCCATCCCTCGAGGACCTGAAGGTCGACAAGGTCATCAAG gccCAGGCCCAGTTTGCCCAGACCACCACCCCGATGCCAGCCATCGCTGAGGGAACCTACCAGCCCCAGCCTGCCACCACTGGGATGCCATCATCAA GTTTGTACCCTAATCTGGAGGAGCTTGGAGATTATATGGGTCTGAGCCTGAACAGTGATGAAGTCCAGAGGAACCTTGCCTTGGTGCCTGTGGCTGACAAT CAGGTTGCGGTGCCCTCAGGGTTGGGTGTCACCGGCATGGTGCGGCCAGTGACAGGGGCAGATGTGGGCATCAGGAGGGCAGAGATCCGCCCAGGACTGCGGGAAGTCATCCTCTGTAAGGACCAGGATGGGAAGGTCGGACTCCGGCTCAGGGCCATTGATAAT gGAGTGTTTATCCAGCTGGTGCAGGCTAACTCCCCTGCGGCCCTGGCTGGGCTGCGTTTCGGGGACCAGGTCCTTCAGATCAATGGGCAGAACTGTGCCGGCTGGAGCCTGGACAAGGCCCACAAGGCCCTGAAGACAGCCTCTGAGACCCGTATCGAGATGGTGGTACGGGACAG GCCATTCCAGCGCACTGTCACCATGCACAAAGACAGCTCAGGCCATGTGGGCTTCATCTACAAGTCTGGTAAAATCACCTCGCTGGTCAAGGATGGCTCTGCTGCCCGCAACGGCCTGCTGACCGACCATTACATCTGCGAGATCAATGGACAAAACGTTATTGGACTCAAG gaTTCTCAAATCAAGGACATACTGACCACTTCTCCCACTACCATGACCATCACCATCATGCCCAAGTTCATCTATGAGCACATGATTAAAAG GATGTCCAGCGGCCTCCTGCGGTCAGCCATGGATCACTCTGTCCCCGAGGTGTGA
- the snphb gene encoding syntaphilin has protein sequence MQGGTSRSGKGLDELGEELLALIATLPVVTEELKERESKPGQRKSNRRERLSGPMSAPAPANRRSASGSRRFNPLKALQPKRRLQQMLASSPVPVPKPVFDYCRFIELDYVPMETGYMVSMRPTKGYASTKSPSKGYASTKSPERHSRSTNSPSTPRSRRTPAPPSNRDPYGNTSLSSSSNSGSCKGSDCSPTKGRHQKYTSCTDNHGIRPPPPEQYLTPLQQKEVCIRHLRARLKETIDRLQDRDTEIDELRGQLSRMQEDWVEEECHRVEAQLALKEARREIQQLKHAVDTVRASLSDAGGLSGDGGVQKYFQDINTQNHKLENLLLSMELAQTGMAKDGEVIPGCRIRVGGSAPASVSGESPGGIPKPMVDGRGTCSCDASPARSLTRSSTYTKLSDQVLADRNGNGPDFPCLSGEGTQDSGFVCCGENSIPSRADLLLEAAFLSEETASLLNSYAQLPHSSTYEKLCTGDRLAPFRCALGGMGSVSHPCLSHHHLYLHHLREAGIQTESCPVPATTGYPSDLDTIAEQRTFRSQACSPTSTWMSDEGEEDLDSITTTTSVTTATIMTTATEPIPVSKTPLVPPLPRSATMSCSIEVPRYEGKEVAEEDEKQEKEEREKKIESMEKEENANVERLMEISESCENVEVERLDREGGQQPQVEAVGCVEAETQGVVEEAAPGERGDLSPPAGGEQGILELGECTEEIRHEETKLEQPSGGKRQPEVELLAASTQVETAMLNPRSPEVSPGFEKPHTSQPRRSTSHEEMAGVSAVEVHDKDAEGETDREGASEGTAAAEGDAASESGPVQKSYWSRHFLVDLLAVAVPVVPTVAWLCRGPVREGQPMYHIGSLLRGCCTVALHSLRRGGGLRHYPAGGGDLGGSNI, from the exons gCCGGTTGTCACTGAggagctgaaagagagagagagcaagccaggacagaggaagagtaACCGCAGAGAGAGGCTGTCCGGCCCCATGTCTGCCCCTGCTCCAGCCAATAGGAGGTCTGCGTCGGGCTCTCGCAG atTCAACCCTCTGAAGGCGCTGCAGCCCAAACGCCGCTTGCAGCAAATGCTGGCGTCCTCGCCCGTCCCGGTGCCCAAGCCGGT GTTTGACTACTGCAGGTTCATAGAGCTAGACTACGTTCCCATGGAGACAGGCTATATGGTCTCAATGCGCCCGACTAAAGGCTATGCATCGACCAAGTCACCGAGTAAAGGATACGCTTCCACCAAGTCTCCGGAGCGCCACAGTCGTTCAACAAACTCACCCTCCACCCCTCGCTCTCG GCGGACACCGGCCCCTCCCAGTAACAGAGATCCCTATGGCAACACctccctcagcagcagcagcaactctgGCTCTTGTAAGGGCAGTGACTGCAGCCCCACCAAAGG ACGTCACCAGAAGTACACGTCATGCACGGACAACCATGGTATCCGCCCCCCTCCGCCAGAGCAGTACCTCACCCCCCTGCAGCAGAAGGAGGTGTGTATCCGACACCTGCGGGCCAGGCTAAAGGAAACCATCGACAGGCTCCAGGACAG GGACACAGAGATAGATGAGCTGAGAGGCCAGCTCTCCAGGATGCAGGAGGATTGGGTTGAGGAGGAGTGTCACCGCGTGGAGGCCCAGCTGGCCCTGAAGGAGGCACGGCGAGAGATCCAGCAGCTCAAACACGCTGTGGACACGGTCCGGGCCAGCCTCAGCGACGCAGGGGGACTCAGCGGGGATGGAGGGGTCCAAAAGTATTTCCAGGACATCAACACTCAGAACCACAAGCTGGAGAACCTGCTGCTCAGCATGGAGCTGGCACAGACCGGGATGGCCAAGGATGGGGAGGTCATACCGGGCTGTCGGATCCGAGTCGGGGGATCAGCGCCGGCGTCGGTGTCAGGGGAAAGTCCTGGTGGAATACCCAAACCGATGGTAGATGGGAGGGGAACATGCTCCTGCGATGCCTCCCCGGCCCGCTCCTTGACCAGGAGCTCCACTTACACCAAGCTGAGTGATCAGGTGCTGGCCGACCGCAACGGTAACGGGCCGGACTTCCCTTGTCTGTCAGGTGAGGGCACCCAGGACAGCGGCTTTGTGTGCTGCGGGGAGAACAGCATCCCCAGTCGGGCCGACCTGCTGCTCGAGGCAGCCTTCCTGTCTGAGGAAACGGCATCTTTACTCAACTCCTATGCGCAG CTACCCCACTCCTCCACCTATGAGAAGCTGTGCACCGGCGACCGACTGGCACCCTTTCGTTGTGCCCTGGGTGGCATGGGGAGCGTGAGCCACCCTTGCCTGTCCCACCACCATCTCTACTTGCACCACCTGCGGGAGGCGGGCATTCAGACCGAAAGCTGCCCTGTTCCCGCGACAACGGGTTACCCCTCTGACCTGGACACCATCGCAGAGCAACGCACCTTCCGCTCGCAGGCCTGCAGCCCCACCTCCACCTGGATGTCCGACGAAGGGGAGGAGGACCTGGACTCCATCACCACCACGACTTCGGTCACCACAGCAACGATCATGACTACGGCCACGGAGCCGATTCCCGTCTCCAAAACACCGCTGGTCCCTCCTTTACCACGTTCCGCCACGATGTCATGTTCCATAGAGGTCCCTCGATATGAGGGGAAGGAAGTAGCGGAGGAAGatgaaaagcaagaaaaggaggagagagaaaagaaaattgaGTCCATGGAGAAGGAGGAAAACGCAAATGTGGAGCGATTGATGGAAATCTCAGAGAGCTGTGAGAACGTGGAAGTGGAGAGGttggacagagagggagggcagcAGCCACAGGTAGAAGCAGTGGGATGTGTTGAGGCAGAGACACAGGGCGTGGTGGAGGAAGCAGCACCAGGCGAACGGGGGGATTTATCACCGCCAGCAGGAGGGGAACAGGGCATACTTGAGCTGGGAGAATGCACTGAAGAAATCAGGCATGAAGAGACTAAGCTTGAGCAGCCCAGCGGGGGAAAAAGGCAGCCTGAGGTGGAGCTGTTAGCAGCGTCGACCCAAGTGGAGACGGCAATGTTGAATCCAAGAAGCCCTGAGGTATCACCGGGTTTCGAAAAGCCTCACACCTCGCAGCCGAGGAGATCCACCTCCCACGAGGAGATGGCTGGAGTCAGCGCTGTGGAAGTCCACGACAAGGATGCTGAAGGTGAAACTGACAGAGAGGGTGCCTCGGAGGGCACGGCAGCAGCGGAGGGAGACGCCGCATCCGAAAGCGGGCCCGTTCAGAAAAGCTACTGGAGTCGTCACTTCCTGGTCGACCTTTTAGCGGTGGCGGTTCCCGTGGTGCCCACAGTGGCATGGTTGTGCCGCGGTCCGGTTCGTGAAGGACAGCCCATGTACCATATAGGATCGCTGCTGCGTGGGTGCTGCACTGTGGCGCTCCACTCACTGCGCAGGGGAGGCGGGCTGAGGCACTACCCCGCAGGCGGGGGAGATCTGGGGGGATCGAACATATGA